One genomic window of Eptesicus fuscus isolate TK198812 chromosome 6, DD_ASM_mEF_20220401, whole genome shotgun sequence includes the following:
- the LOC103291620 gene encoding casein kinase I-like has product MASSSGSKAELIVGGKYKLVRKIGSGSFRDIYLAINITNGEEVAVKLESQKARHPQLLYESKLYRILQGGVGIPHIRWYGQEKDYRVLVMDLLGPSLEDLFNFCSRRFTMKTVLMLADQMISSIEYVHTKNFIHRDIKPDNFRMGIGRHCNKLFLIDFGLAKKYRDNRTRQHTPCREDKDLTGTARYANINAHLGIEQSRRDDMESLGYVLMYFNRTSLPWQGLKAATKKQKYEKISEKKMSTPVEVLCKGFPAEFAMYLNYCRGLRFEEAPDYMYLRQLFHMLFRTLNHQYDYTFDWTM; this is encoded by the coding sequence ATGGCGAGCAGCAGCGGCTCCAAGGCCGAGCTCATAGTCGGAGGGAAGTACAAACTGGTGCGGAAGATCGGGTCCGGCTCCTTCCGGGACATCTACCTGGCCATCAACATCACCAACGGCGAGGAGGTGGCGGTGAAGCTGGAGTCTCAGAAGGCCCGGCACCCGCAGCTGCTGTACGAGAGCAAACTCTACAGGATCCTGCAGGGCGGGGTGGGCATCCCCCACATCCGGTGGTACGGGCAGGAGAAGGACTACAGGGTGCTGGTCATGGAcctgctggggcccagcctggAAGACCTCTTCAATTTCTGTTCGAGAAGGTTCACCATGAAAACGGTCCTGATGCTGGCGGACCAGATGATCAGTAGCATTGAATATGTGCATACAAAGAACTTTATACACAGAGACATTAAACCAGATAACTTCCGAATGGGCATCGGGCGTCACTGTAATAAGTTATTCCTTATCGATTTTGGTTTGGCCAAAAAGTACAGAGACAACAGGACAAGGCAACACACACCATGCAGAGAAGATAAAGATCTCACTGGCACGGCCCGCTATGCTAACATCAATGCACATCTTGGCATTGAACAGAGCCGCCGGGACGACATGGAATCCTTAGGGTATGTTTTGATGTATTTTAATAGAACCAGCCTGCCATGGCAAGGATTAAAGGCTgccacaaagaaacaaaaatacgAAAAAATTAGTGAGAAGAAGATGTCCACTCCTGTGGAAGTTTTGTGTAAGGGCTTTCCTGCAGAATTTGCCATGTACTTAAACTATTGCCGTGGGCTGCGCTTCGAGGAAGCCCCGGATTACATGTACCTGAGGCAGCTCTTCCACATGCTTTTCAGAACCCTGAACCACCAGTATGACTACACATTTGATTGGACGATGTGA